A genome region from Haloarcula ordinaria includes the following:
- a CDS encoding ABC transporter ATP-binding protein — translation MTEDLLRVRNLKTRFFTAEGQINAVENVSFDLRKGEVFGIVGESGSGKSVTGLSVIDLIESPGRIVDGEIWYRSEELATTFAGNSEVAVDGEFVDLRTVPQRQRDYLRGTAFSMVFQDPLSSFNPSLTVGEQIAEAVESQRRASANPRSTRTRTSDYGISSFLLDSLNPWQSYVSDASKDRAVELLARVDIPDPARRAEEYPHQFSGGMLQRAMIAQALAVDPDILIADEPTTALDVTIQAQLLELLSEMQAETDMSILLITHNLGVIARLADRIGVMYAGEVVERGPRENVLQNPHNPYTVGLLNSIPRIDTDASERKSLEPIAGNVPSLQDSELGDCCYFADRCPERKPECTAAKPRERSIPGQPDHQARCVLVDESGPSDESDGEEVPTEPPVDEVRGMNVTDAESRPGEGRADD, via the coding sequence ATGACAGAAGATCTACTCCGTGTCAGGAACCTCAAGACACGGTTCTTCACTGCGGAGGGACAGATAAACGCCGTCGAGAATGTGTCGTTCGACCTCCGCAAGGGCGAGGTGTTCGGTATCGTCGGCGAATCCGGTTCAGGCAAGAGCGTTACAGGCTTGTCGGTCATCGACCTCATCGAGTCGCCGGGTCGAATCGTCGACGGGGAGATCTGGTACCGATCTGAGGAGCTCGCGACAACCTTCGCCGGGAACAGCGAAGTGGCCGTCGACGGGGAGTTCGTCGACCTCCGGACAGTCCCTCAGCGCCAGCGGGATTATCTCCGTGGAACGGCCTTCAGCATGGTGTTTCAGGATCCGTTGAGTAGCTTCAATCCCAGTCTGACCGTCGGGGAACAGATCGCCGAAGCGGTCGAAAGCCAACGGCGGGCCAGCGCGAACCCCCGTTCCACCCGAACCCGGACGAGCGACTACGGGATCAGTTCGTTCCTGCTCGATAGCCTCAACCCCTGGCAGAGCTATGTCAGTGACGCCAGCAAGGATAGAGCCGTCGAACTGCTGGCGAGGGTTGACATTCCAGATCCAGCCCGCCGGGCAGAGGAGTACCCCCACCAGTTCAGCGGCGGAATGCTCCAGCGAGCGATGATCGCGCAGGCGCTTGCAGTCGATCCTGATATTCTCATCGCCGACGAGCCGACGACTGCGCTCGACGTGACGATACAGGCGCAATTGCTCGAACTGCTGTCGGAAATGCAGGCTGAGACAGACATGAGCATCCTGCTTATCACCCACAACCTCGGCGTTATCGCACGGCTTGCGGACCGAATCGGCGTGATGTATGCTGGCGAGGTCGTCGAGCGGGGACCCCGCGAGAATGTGCTGCAGAACCCGCACAATCCTTACACGGTCGGACTGCTGAACAGCATCCCACGTATCGACACCGACGCATCCGAGCGCAAGTCACTCGAGCCGATAGCGGGCAACGTTCCGAGCTTGCAAGACAGCGAGCTTGGTGACTGCTGTTACTTCGCTGACCGATGTCCAGAGCGCAAACCGGAATGCACCGCGGCCAAACCACGAGAGCGGTCGATCCCCGGTCAACCAGACCATCAGGCCCGGTGTGTGCTCGTGGACGAAAGTGGCCCATCGGACGAATCCGACGGCGAGGAAGTGCCGACGGAGCCACCAGTAGACGAG
- a CDS encoding ABC transporter permease, which translates to MRQLSQFLAKRFGQGVFVVWGVITAVFVLRGISPTNPAQLAAPTDATAEQIQQIAEELGLTRPIYEQYFAYLIEVAQGDLGYSYITSTPVAPQIFGKLGATIELAVFGILFALVLSIPLGVISSTRRNEAPDYVANLSSLVGVSTPNFWLAIMLVLLLSVQIDLLPTSGRPVGFLGVIGALAAFQIDPLVSWVSHMVLPTLALGTYLMALMTRLTRSGMIEELSKPYVQTNRAKGLPEVLNRYKHALRNSLAPVVTVVGLQLGRLIGGSVVIESVFAWPGIGSLFIRAVNTADWPIIQGTLIVVGIAYVLVNIGVDLVYAQLDPQVVVT; encoded by the coding sequence ATGAGACAACTTTCGCAATTCCTGGCCAAGCGGTTCGGTCAGGGTGTGTTCGTCGTCTGGGGGGTGATAACGGCCGTATTCGTCCTTCGAGGTATCTCTCCGACAAACCCGGCACAGCTCGCAGCACCCACCGACGCGACGGCAGAGCAGATCCAGCAAATCGCCGAAGAGCTAGGGTTAACCAGGCCGATATACGAGCAGTATTTCGCGTACCTCATCGAAGTCGCTCAGGGAGATCTCGGCTACTCGTACATCACAAGTACCCCTGTGGCCCCCCAGATATTTGGCAAGCTTGGCGCGACTATCGAACTCGCCGTCTTCGGGATTCTGTTCGCACTGGTACTGTCGATTCCCCTGGGCGTGATAAGTTCGACGCGGCGTAACGAAGCACCTGATTACGTGGCGAACCTGTCGTCCCTGGTTGGCGTTTCGACCCCGAACTTTTGGCTCGCAATAATGCTCGTCTTGCTGCTCTCGGTCCAGATCGACCTGTTACCGACGAGCGGCCGACCAGTGGGATTCCTCGGCGTAATCGGCGCACTGGCAGCATTCCAGATCGACCCGCTTGTCAGCTGGGTTAGCCACATGGTGCTCCCGACACTCGCACTGGGAACCTATCTCATGGCACTGATGACCCGGCTGACGAGGAGTGGGATGATCGAGGAGCTGTCGAAGCCGTACGTCCAGACAAACCGAGCCAAAGGACTGCCCGAGGTGCTCAACCGTTACAAACACGCACTCCGAAACAGCCTGGCCCCGGTGGTGACAGTTGTCGGTCTCCAGCTGGGCAGGCTTATCGGCGGATCAGTCGTCATCGAGAGCGTGTTCGCGTGGCCCGGTATCGGCTCGCTGTTCATCCGGGCGGTCAACACAGCCGACTGGCCTATTATCCAGGGGACGCTCATCGTCGTCGGTATCGCGTATGTCCTCGTCAACATCGGAGTTGACCTCGTCTACGCACAGCTAGACCCACAGGTGGTGGTGACCTGA
- a CDS encoding ABC transporter permease has translation MALLSPRTISNLRRELSASLIAKIGLLLVALILLIAVFAPLIAPYNPSVQETSRAQLPPIGMTLSDSSTQLVDGEITEVESTRRGTWAHPLGTDGLGRDMLSRAIYGARTSLLVGFTAMLISTLVGSAVGLTAGYYGGRVDDAMMRGVDVILAFPSLIVSLSLIGVFGNVAIQIPDPIVLLGFAEGMPRTAVLPATITIAIASTGWVWIARIARGEAISVANEDYVRAARTTGLSDARTIIRHVLPNSMTAIIVLATIQIATIIIIESSLSFLGFSGTTLSWGFDIAQGRDYLATSWWIATVPGVMIVLAVIGINLIGDWLRDALDPGIDRGGANS, from the coding sequence ATGGCATTACTGTCGCCGCGAACGATTTCGAACCTTCGACGTGAGTTGAGTGCAAGCCTGATAGCGAAAATCGGCCTCCTACTGGTGGCGCTCATCCTGCTCATCGCCGTCTTTGCGCCACTGATTGCGCCCTACAATCCATCGGTCCAGGAGACAAGCAGAGCGCAGTTGCCGCCAATCGGCATGACCCTCAGTGATTCCTCGACGCAACTCGTCGATGGTGAGATAACCGAAGTCGAGTCGACCCGACGTGGGACGTGGGCCCATCCGCTCGGCACGGACGGACTCGGTCGTGACATGCTCTCCCGGGCGATATACGGCGCGCGGACCTCGCTGTTGGTCGGGTTCACAGCGATGCTGATCTCCACCCTGGTCGGGTCAGCCGTTGGACTCACCGCCGGCTACTACGGCGGGCGAGTTGACGATGCGATGATGCGTGGGGTTGACGTGATACTCGCGTTCCCCTCCCTGATCGTCTCGCTGTCGCTCATCGGTGTCTTTGGCAACGTTGCGATACAGATTCCGGATCCAATCGTCCTGCTCGGTTTCGCCGAGGGAATGCCCAGAACGGCTGTGCTTCCCGCGACGATTACGATCGCCATTGCGTCGACTGGATGGGTCTGGATCGCCAGAATTGCCCGCGGTGAGGCTATCTCGGTGGCGAACGAGGACTATGTCCGGGCTGCTCGTACTACCGGGCTGTCCGACGCCCGAACAATCATCAGACACGTGTTGCCAAACAGTATGACCGCGATAATCGTTCTCGCAACCATCCAGATAGCGACGATAATTATCATCGAGAGCTCGCTATCGTTTCTCGGTTTCTCGGGAACGACGCTCTCATGGGGCTTCGACATCGCGCAGGGACGTGACTATCTCGCGACGTCGTGGTGGATCGCCACCGTGCCCGGCGTGATGATCGTCCTCGCGGTGATCGGCATCAACCTCATCGGTGACTGGCTCCGCGATGCGCTGGACCCTGGCATTGATAGAGGAGGGGCGAACTCATGA